The DNA region TTCCTTCAGGGGGTTCATCCACCAACCCTTTCCTGTAGCACAGCTCCCAGTCCTcgccaccagagggcagcatGCAGCACATATTCAACGCACCCATTCCGTCATGCAATTAGACgcagtacatttttaaaaaaagactttgttttgttttttcataaaaaaaagtttacaacACTATGAAGGAGTGCAAAGGACTATATTGAAGACTAAGGGACTGTTATGGGGGGAAATGTACTGTTTGGACTATATACAATACATtatatgctttttatttttagtttgacTAAGCTTTGTGCATATCATCATTTGTAATCACAATTAAGTACATGTTATGTATAACAAGGACTGAGTTAACATGGGTGAGTATACACACACCTTGTGGAAAAAACCCCACTACAAACTATCTACTTAGGTAAGGGTATACACTTTAAGATTATTAACAGGGTTCTATCCAAATCCTTGATCTGTGGTTTGAAGCAACCATGATGATGCaggtatttcattttcaaaagggatttcttttttttagcatAATTGCTACTATACTAGCACTAAGGTGCAAAATGTGCTTTATTAACTTACAGATCCAGATCCAAGTTGCCTATAACCCAAAGCAACCAAACCCACCTCTTTTTAAATTAGAATAATGTCCCAAGCAGGTATATGGGACACCTATGGGGCATCCTGGACTCTTAGTCATCCTTTTTAAATATTGCCAATATCTGTGAAATTGTGAATAAAGAGTAGGGGCTAGTTTGAAGCCAAGGGCAGCTCCTTAAATAAGAGGCCAGCAGAGACTTAGATGTTTTAGCCCACCAGGTAAAGGTGTGTCTACTAGagcacaaatgaatgaaatagaTGAGAAGTGCAGGCATTAAGATGACTATTTCTTTGTCCTGTTACCCTACCTACTCTATAAAACATTGGTAAAATTGTTAAATATACTCAGTAACCTCTCTCCTGCTGGTTGAAAATGTCAGAGGAGCAAGTTTCAGATATTCACTATATTTTATGAATATggtaaagatgaaaagaaagactGTTTAGAAAGCTTCAGGTTTGTAGATGTGACCCAAGTTGGGTTGCCTCAAAACAAGTGACGTAGTTATTCACATGGTTGCAGGTGACTGGTCCTCTTGACAGGGAATGACAGGTTTACCAGACCCTGTCTAGgcaaaaaattaacatttgaaaataaaatatttatgaaatgtttatgTTGTATTCACCACATTCCCTTGACATCTGTCTTCTTCTTTGCCTTCTGATTTAAAAAGCTTTTGGAGTGAAGAACAGGATGAGGAGAAATATTGATCTCCCTTCAGTTTGCTTTAAAATAAGGCAAGGGAAAAGAACAGATTCATTTCGGGATTATTACATTACTGGATCAGCCTGGGACTCCGGAGAAATAGGGTCTCAGTTGTGCCACCAATGACTAACAGTGAATTTGACAATGTGTTTCTTGTCTTTACAAGAATAGGTAAgtaaatgtgtacatatataaatatatgtataaataaattaaaagatttttaactACAATTTTGAGTTTGTGTAATCATCTTAGTCTTTATTCCAACActttaccagtttattaggtacacccaGCTAAAACTAATTGAGACTAATACAACAGCTGTGCAATTAAGCCTACCTTTTGTGAAGGTTAGAATGGTAATTTTCCTTTGAAACTTTCAGCAGATAGATGTTACTAATATCTCTTCCACCTAATTTCGAACAATGAGAGTAggctaaatattagaaacaactCAGTATAACACAATGCCACAAACTCCTCCAAAatgaacataaacacaaaaccaaGCACTATAATTCTCATGAAGGTAGAATTTGTTATAGGcttgttgtattggactgcattaccTTTAGCTATATTTAAGTGTAGTTAATAAGCAACTGGGTGTATACCCCTAGCtacatgtatctgtgtgtatattaGGAGTATGTATAAATTATAATATCAAGAATATCAAACTCGTCAAGAATGGCCTGTTCGCTATTGTGTTACATACGGTTTTCTTTATATAATTTTCATTTGGTTAAAACTAACTTTCTTCCCGTGTAATTGGACCTCAAAGTCTTCTCCAACTGAGAAAGCCTTGTTGCCTTGACAACACAGAAACTTTGACATGGCGTCCCTTTTAACAGACCCGTTGTTTGAAATCTCTGGACGGGGCCCTCCACCCAATAacaacttttattattttgctgtcaCCAAGTCAGATGTAAGTATTGATATTTTTTGATAAGAAATGTCATTACTCTGGGTAAAAACTACAAGTTTTTGCAATCTTAAAAGGGTACTGCTCATTGGCGGTAACGTAATTTCTCTCAGCGTTGCTAGCTTAAACTACCTAACGTTACCAAACGTTAACATTAACGGTAACTAGTTAGCTAAGCTTGCCACAACCACAGAACatattaacgttagctagcgaATAATTTAACGCAATTTCTATTTGCTGCTAACTACTTAgttagaaatattttttccctGTCCCTGTACTTCACAAAAATAGTTCAATAGTGCTTTGAATAGAATAACTGCAGTAAGATAAAGTCAActaattaaataatgaaaagcaacagaaaataaatgcacaCTGGCATCAGAAACCACAGCGTTGACGCTAAACTGAAATGTCCTAGGTTAATTTAAATCAGTGTAGCGTTAACGTTACTGTCCTGCTGTTAATTAGGACTGTATAGCTCCAACATTATCCCCATTAATCTAAGAATTCCAAGTCATTGGCTCACTCTGGGGGATGAATGCATTAGCTAGACTGTTTTACagttcatttttctttattatatgTAACGTTAAATGAATATACTATACTGTGGAGggttaaacaaaacaatgcattCAACAAGaaagctgtgtgttttcatagcCTACTGTTAAAACTATTTGTAACACCAATGATCCTTTGAATGGTCATTTCCAGGTGATATGGAGATGGTGGAAGATATCTCTGAGAACTGTAGACAGGAACTCCAAGCCTGGGGAGCTGAGGGAGTCTCACCAGGACTTCTTGGATGACACTTTGCTGCATAGTAAGGACTTCATATTTAGGACTGTGTCTAGAGCTGAACGCATCACATAGATCTTAGCATGTTAACTTCTCAGCCGTTTTATCTGCCACCTcaatttagtttgttttagatGCAACTTTTAACTGGAGAGgttaataggcctttttcacggATGACGTTTAGACACTTCATAGcgggaaaagcacaggtgtaaataatgaaattaatgatggctaACTTCCATTGAGCTGCTGtagtttcagggtcctgttattgtgcatgctggcagagtgtcacactgtcatggcttactgggacacttcaATAGAAGAAATCGTTTATGTTATTAGTAAGCCCTGTGCTTCTCCTGCtatgacatgccaaaatgtctgctgtgaaaaaggtctattactATGATCTGTAAATTGTGTGGCTCCCCATTGGTATATGGTAGGGGTAATTCAAACATGGAGTACCCTCAAAAAAAGCTGTTGGTGGTGCCTCTATAGTGGCTTTGTGCCAGTAAGTACTGGGCAGTTCACAGGTTTATGTCTGTTTTGCAAAGTAATGTTGACAAGAGTACACCTTCCCTgtcaattttaattaaatacaacattacaatacaaatatttttaaaatactttctgTCCAGCTCCTGTGGATAGGTACATATCATCAAGGCTTTAATTAGCCAAGGTTTCGATAAGACTAGAAGATTATATATAGCACACTTTTTAGTATGTTCTGTCTACAGTAGACCTGTACAGAAATGCATGATTTTTATTATACAGTGCTTTAGGTGTTAATCACTCTATTTTCAGATTATGTCTTGTGAATATTGTATGTGAGAACAAACTGAATGACTATGGATGACAGCTAAAATAATGGGCTTCTTCCCAGGTGAGGTCAGCATGGTTTTCGGTCGTCAAATCTTGCAGTACGCCAAGGCTTTGTGCCAAGGCTGTTATGATTATCTGGAGCACCTGTCTGACTCCTTACTTCTGCGGATAATAAATTATCTAGAACTAGAAGATGTGGGTCAGCTTGGACGAACGTCACGCAGGTTCAGGCAGGTGAGTTccagagacacacaaagagagatgCTGCCTAAAATGAACTGTATCCTAAAATAAGAAACATCAAGTCTATTATTTAAGGTTTCACTACAGCACAGTTggtcttttgtctgtctctcatgtGAATACATAATTATAAATCAtcagtttttaaatataaagtaatattctattcttagattttttttttaaataaattggaAATTAAATCAATACAACAAATCAGCTCTTATGTTTATTGTAGTATTTCTTATACTTTTCACTTCTGCTCCTCAGCTATGTGGATCAGAGGAGTTTTGGGAACAGGCAGTGCGGCGGCGCTGCAACACAGTTTCGGCTGAAGTGGCATCTCTGGCGCTTGAGGTCGGCTGGCGTAGCATATTCTTCACCAGCAAGCTACAGCTGCAGAAGCTGATCAGCCGCAGGAGGCTGAAGACCGAGGAGCCACAGGAAGGACAGGTCTCTGTCCCAGATACAAAGGCAGAGGAATCTCCTGATGAAAGCTCAGAGACAGACCGAACATCTGGTTTTGAGGAGGAATCTCACCCTGGCATTATCTCAGATCTAAGCCTTAGCACCGACACCAGCTCTTGCTGTGATGTTAACCCTGACCCTAACCCCGAACCAGAGGCTGGCTCTGATTCCAGAGTGCCTGTGCCTGGCCAGTTGTTGGAGGACATAAATCACTGTGTGGTGGAAACACCGGTGCAGAACAGTGCACTGAGCAGTGATAAAGGAGACTGCAGTGCAGAGCCAGACAAAAGACTGAGTTAATCCTTCTGTCAAATATTGCACAAGTCCTGTATTTCAAGCTTACTGTTATATTGATATGCCATTTATACACCTCCCCCATCCTAAAATGAGTTGTGTATTGATTATCTGAAGaatattatcttttatttgtcaaatataaaaaaaaaaaaatcacgttTGTTTTGATATGATTATTGAGTTGTCATTAATCTACAAGATATTTGGGGACATTTTCATTGGTATGTCCATTGTGCCATGAC from Siniperca chuatsi isolate FFG_IHB_CAS linkage group LG13, ASM2008510v1, whole genome shotgun sequence includes:
- the fbxo36b gene encoding F-box only protein 36b — translated: MASLLTDPLFEISGRGPPPNNNFYYFAVTKSDVIWRWWKISLRTVDRNSKPGELRESHQDFLDDTLLHSEVSMVFGRQILQYAKALCQGCYDYLEHLSDSLLLRIINYLELEDVGQLGRTSRRFRQLCGSEEFWEQAVRRRCNTVSAEVASLALEVGWRSIFFTSKLQLQKLISRRRLKTEEPQEGQVSVPDTKAEESPDESSETDRTSGFEEESHPGIISDLSLSTDTSSCCDVNPDPNPEPEAGSDSRVPVPGQLLEDINHCVVETPVQNSALSSDKGDCSAEPDKRLS